The genomic interval GCGGGCAACCCGAACGTCGCCAGCCCCCAGGGCGTGAACTCGACGCCGGCATAGCTCGACGTACCGACCTGCCCCAGCACCTGCGGCCGAGTCATCACTCCGAACACCGATGCCGAATTGACCCACTCGGCGCGGGTCAACGGATCGTGCCGGGTCCCCGGATCGGCGAGCGCAATCGCCAGCCCTGGCCGGCCGTCCGGAATCAGAATCTCCTGCCGCACCTCGACCAACGGCGCAGACTCCACCAACCACACATGCTCAACCACACCAGCCAGCACACCGGTCACCGGAAACCGCTGATAGCTCACCCCGCCCTCCTCTCCCTACTTCTCGTTCTCGCCCACCAGCCGAATCGTAAGTCTCTGGCTCGTTTACATCGGTTACCGTTGACGAGTGACGACTGCTGAGGAGTACCGCCTGCTGGGTTTCGCCGATGCCGACCGGGAGGCGGCTGAGGCGTTCACGCCGGATGCGGCGGTGGTGAAGGACCTGGCCGACCAGATCCGGGCCGGGATCGGCAAGCTCGGGACCGAGCCCGAGTTCCGGATGCCGGAGGACCCGCGGAACTCGGTCCAGGCGTTCCTGGACACCGTTCCGGACGTCCGCCGGTTCCACACGGAGCGCGGCATCCCGGACGACATCAGCTGGGCGTCGCTGGCCGACCTGGGACAGCAGCTCAAGGTGAGTCGTCGTACGCACGGTGAGTACAGCCTGGAGACGCACTGGTGGCTGACGATCGCCTGGACCGGCCAGCTCTACGCGTTCGGCCGCCTGCAGTACCTGCTGCACCAGGTCTCGGAGGAGCGGCCCGTCCCGGGCACGGAGACCGGTGAGTGGATCATCGGCGTACACATCCCGGAGTCGGGTCCGCTGACCCCTGAGCTGGTCGACGAGAGCCTCCAGCAGGCCCGCGAGTTCTTCCCGCGCTACTTCCCGGAGTATCCGGTGAAGACGGCGAACCTGTGGTCCTGGTTGATCGACCCGTACCTGCTCGACAACCTGCCGCAGGACTCCAACATGGTGAAGTTCGGCCGCCGCTTCACGCCGTACGGGACACCGAACGACAGCCAGGACAGCGCCATCTTCTTCACCTTCCGCACCCACGGCACCGACCACCTCGACGAGCTCCCGCAGGACACCCGCCTGCAGCGGCTGGTCGTCGGCCGGATCAAGGACGGCGGCACCTGGCAGAGCGCGTACGGCTACCTGGAGCTATGACGGCCGGTTCTGACCGCTAGGTACGCCGTACTTCGCCAGCCAGCTGGCCAGCTCCATGTTGGACACGCACCGTACGTCGGGCTGCGTGCATGTCTGTTTGACGAAGTCGGTCAAGGCGTCGGAGTACACGCTGTTGTTCCAGCGGTTGAAGTGGTTGCCGAGGAACAGCGGCGGGTTGCCGCTCGCCCGGGACTTCGCCAGCGCCTGCTGGTACGTCGCGAGCACCTGTGCTTTCAGTGCGGGCGCCTGAGCGAGCGGAGCCTTGCGCGCCTGGGTCTGCGCGAACCACAGGTTGTAGTCCATCGTCAGCGTCTTCTTGCCGGTGCCGGCCAGCGTCACGGACTCCAGCGGGAAGTTCCACAGGCCGTCGAGCTTCTTCGGCCAGGTGATGTAGCCGGGCGCAGACGCGTCGTACAGCATGCCGCGCTGGACCATCGCCTGCCGGTACGCGGGCCGGTTGCCCTCCAGGCACGGTGTCCGCATGCCCTTGACGGTCGACGGGTCGAACGGCGGTGCGACGGTCTTGCCTGCGGCCAGCGTCGGTCCGGTCCGCACCATCTGGTCGAAAGCGCTCAGCTCGGCGGTCCACTGCGCCGTGGTCCACCGGCCGATGCCGTTCGTGCCGCAGAAGTGACCGTTCGCGTGCGTGCCGATCTCGTGGCCTTCGGCGATCGCCTCGCGCAGTACCTTCGTCCGGCCGAGCACGTTGGCCGCGTCACCCCAGCCGATCTCGGACGCGCCTGGCTGACGGTACGGCGGTTTGTAGTCGGTGCGGTGGTTGCCTGGGTAGAGGTACGGGCCGGAGAGGAAGAACGTCATCCGTGCGTTGACCTGCTTCGCGACAGCGCGCCAGCGGGCCCAGAGCGCCAAGTCACCGGCGCCGTCGAACGAGACCACGACGAAGAGCGGTGGCTTGCCGTTCGGCAGGCGTCCGGGGAAGGAGCGCAGTACCGGCGCGGCAGCAGGCAGTTTCTGTCCAGGCACCGGAGTGCTCGGCTTGGAGGGTGACGGCGACGGCGTACTCGGCTTCGTCGGCGACGGCGAGGGTGCGCCAGGCTTCGACGGCGTACCGGCTGGTGGCTTGGGAGCGGTCGATCTGCCCGGGCTGGGAGCGCCTTCGAGCGGTACGTCGGCGCATCCGGCCAGGACGGCCGCGACTACGAGCGCGGCGCCCACGAGGTTCGCCCCAGGCCTCACCACGCCTCTACTGACGCATGCGGGCGCGCCAAGGTTGGTCCGGGACACGCACCTGGGCGGAAACCCAGGGGTCGATCGTTAGGCGCTCGTGATCTTCGCGGTACGGCGTCTGACCGCGATCCGGCGGGTCGTCTCGACCACCAGACCGATCGTCGCCGCGAGACCCAGGCTGAACGCGAGCCCCTTCAGCTGGTCGTGCGCGAACGCGTCCCCGCCCAGGTAGCCGAGCAGCGCGACGTACGTGTACGCGATCGTCACCCCGAAGAACGTGAACACGATGAACTTCTTGAACGAGTACCGCGTCGCGCCCGCGGTCAGCGTGGCGACCATCCGGGCGCCGGGGATGTAGCGGACCGTCATCAGGATCAGCCCGCCGCGCGCGTGCAGCGCGCCGGACACCCGGTCGTACATCTGCTGGCGGCGCTCCTGGCGCTTCATCCAGCGATGCAGCGCCGGGCCGGAGCCACGGCCCATGAAGTAACAGGTGGACTCGCCGATGACGGAGCCGACCATCGCGACGGCGATCACCAGCAGCAGGTTCTGGTGACCGGCGGCCGCGGCCATGCCCGCGGTGATGACCATGCCCTCGCTCGGAACCACCGGGAAGACGGCGTCGACAGCGGCGGCCACGAACAGGATGAGTAGCAGCCAGTGCGAGGCCATCGCAAAGCTGAGCAGGTGCCGCGCGACCTCTAGCAACTCCGTCACCCGGCCAAGGATGCCATCCACCGCCAAGATCGCCGCAATCCCATGCATGTGATTCAGCAGTGGTTCACCGGATGTTCAGAGGTGAACCGGCAGTTCGCGGATCGCGTTCATCAGCAGGCCGGGGGTGCGGAGCGGGTCGCGGTCCGGCTCGGCCAGGCGTAGGCCGGGGAAGCGCTCGAACAGCATGCCGAGGGCGATCCGGCCCTCCAGCCGGGCCAGCGGCGCCCCGAGGCAGTGGTGGATCCCGTGCCCGAAGGCGAGGTGCGCGGAGTCCGGGCGGGTGATGTCCAGCTCGTCCGGCCGCTCGACCTTCCGCGGGTCGCGGTTCGCCGGCAGCAGCGCGAACACGATCACCTCACCGGCCTCGATCCGGGTCCCGGCGATCTCGATCGGCGCCTGGGAGATGTACGGGATCGCGGCCTGCAGCGGACCGTCGTACCTGAGCAGCTCCTCGACCGCGGCGGGCAGCCGGTACGGCTCGGCCTTCAGCAGCTCCAGCTGGTCCGGGTGCCGGAGCAGGGCGTGGACGCCGTTCGTGATCAGGCTGACCGTGGTCTCATGACCGGCCGCGAGCAGCAGGAAGATCATCGAGGTCAGTTCGTCCTCGCTCAGCCGGTCGCCGCCGTCGCGGGCCGCGATCAGTCCGGACAGCAGGTCATCGGTCGGCGCGGCCTGCTTCTGCGTGATCAGCTCGTGGACGAAGTCGAGCATCAGCGTGGTCGCCTCGATGTACTCCTCGGCGGTGTGCATGCTCGCGTTCACGAACACCGAGGACCACTGGCGGAAGTCCTCACGGCGGACCGCGGGGATGCCGATCAGCTCGCAGATCACCGTGATCGGCAGCGGGTAGCTGTACGCGTTCACCAGGTCCACGGGATCGCCCGCGGAGGCCATCTCGTCGAGCAGGCCGGCCGCGATCTCGCGGATCCGCGGCTCGAGCGCGTCGATCCGGCGGCGGGTGAACGCGGCCGTGACCAGCTTGCGCAACCGGGTGTGGTCCGGCGGGTTCGCACCGAGCATGTGCCGCTCGGTCCGGTTGATCAGGTCGTCCATCATCGTGTCGCGGTGCGGCCCGTCCAGTGGAGAGCGGACGACATCCGGATGGGCGAGCAGTTCGCGCGTCTCGGCGTACCCGGTCACCAGGCACACCGGGACGCCGGTGAACAGCGTCAGCCGCTGCACCGGTCCGTTGGCCGCGAGGTCCTCGAAGCCCCAGTGCCGGGCGATTCCGCTGGTCTCCGTGAACGGCTGCCTCATAGCGGCCAGCCTACGTTCGGCCCAAATGCTCGGCGAGCTCGGTGCGGGAGTGGATGCCGAGCTTCGTGTAGACCTTGCGCAGGTGGTACTCGACGGTCTTCGGACTCAGGAAGAGCCGGGCCGCGGCCTCCCGGATGCTGTTCCCGTCCGCGAGCAGTACGGCGATCTGCCGCTCCTGTGGAGTCAGCTCGTCCGCCGTACTCGGCACTCGACGTCGCGCGGTCTCACCGGTCGCCTTGAGCTCCGCCGCGGCCTGATCTGCCCAACCGCGGGCACCGAGCGCGTCAAAGCCCTCCACCGCGAGTCGGAGCTGCGTCCGCGCGTCGATGCGGCGCCGTACTCGCCGCAGCCACGCACCGTACGCAAGACGTGTCCGAGCGAACTCGAACGCATCCAGCGTCACCTCGTGACGACTGAGCGCCAGCAGGAAGTCCTGCTCATTGTCGCCGGCCACACCGCGCGCCCGCGCTGCTCGCGCCAACGACCACGGCTGGCCCTTCGCCTCAGCCAGAGCGGAGTGCTCCCCCGATACCCGCTTCGCATCCTCGACACGCCCCAGTCGTAGGTACACCTCGACCAACTCAGGTGCCGGCGACAGATCCGGGTCCTTCAACCCGTACTCAGCCAGTACGTCGACCAACCGCTCGTACTGCGGCAGTGCCGCCGCCGGATCACCACGCCCCAACTCCAGGTCGCCCAACGCGAACAGCGACCACAGCGTGCCGAGGTGGATCTCCTGCGCCGCACAGATCCGCAGGCACTCCGCAGCGACCTCCCGGCACTCCGGTCTGCCCTGGTGGGACCATAGCCACGCCAGTCCGGCCAGGTTCATCGCCAGTTCGGTCGTCTGACCGGTCTCGCGGGACAGCCGGATGCCCTCGTCGTACGACGTCTCCGCGTCGGCCCAGCGGTCAGTGGTCGCGTCATCGCGGGCCAGCACGAACAACAGGCCAGGCAGAGTCCCGAGGGCGACCTGCTCCCGCCGTTCGAGCATCGCCTGGTGCAACAGCGTCCGGCCGGTACCTGTCTCCCGCAGGAAGAGGGCGGCCAGCACCATCCAGACCTGCCGGCGGCGGTCGCGGTCCAGCTCGTCCGACGGCTCCAGTCTGATCGCTGCCCGGATCTGATCCATTCCGCCGCTACCGGCGAGGACCTTGGCGACACCGCTCGCCAGCATGCTCATGATCCGCGGACCAGGGCGGTCGACAGCCGGTCGGAGGCGGTCGATCTCGTGCGCGATCTCCAGCCCGGCCGGAGCATCACACAGCCGGAAGCAGGCCGCTACCGCGTCAGCGAGCAACCCGGTGGCGACTTCGGGGTCGGTGCACTCCGCCGCCGCTGCGACGAGAATGTCGCGGGCCCGGCGTGGCGAGCCGCACTTCACCTCGATGTCGCCGCGAATCTCCTGCGCCCGGAGCTTCACCGGCAGCGGCGGACGCAGGCTCAACGCGTCGGCGAGCAGGGCCTCAGCGCGCTCCGCCAGTCCGGCCGACCACGCCGACTCCCCAGCGGCAACCAGTCTCAGTGCGCGGTCCTGCAGTCCTTCACTGAGTCGACCAGCCCGTTCGTACGCCGTCGCCGCGACCGCATGTGCGCCGCGAGCAGCAGCATGCTCGGCCGCAACGACCAGTCCGGCAGCCACTTCGTCGTCAGTGCCAAGGACTGCCTCGGACAAGTGCCACGCCCGTCGGTCTTCGTCCGGGGTAGTGCCGGCCACCGCTCGATGCGCGGTACGCCGTTCTGCCGGGTCGGCGCTCGTGTAGATCGCGGAGCGGACCAGCGGATGCCGCCATACGACCTCACCGTCGCGGATCGCGACCAGGCCGGCCGCCTCGGCCTCCTCGAGCACCGCGACGTCGACGCCGAGCTCCGCACACGCACGCGCCACGGCTCCTAGTTCACAGTCGTCGATCGACGCGACCAGCAGCGCGGTGCGTGCTTCCTGGCTGAGCCGATTTGCCCTGCTGACAAAGGCTTCTGCGACCATCGCGGGTACAGGGAACGGCACACCAGGTGGCGTCCGGAGCACGCGGTCCGGGTCGTCGGCCAGCTCCAGGAGAGCCAGCGGGTTGCCTGCCACGGTCCGGTAGAGCTGCGCGACCAGGTCGCCTGGCAGGTGCTGTACGAGCTGCTGCGCGGCCTCCAGCGTGATCCCGCCCAGTTCCAGTCGCGGGAGATCGGCCTCGAGTGGGTGCGGCTCGTAGGCGCGGGCTGCGATCAGCATGACGATCGGATCGGCCACCAGTCGCCGGGCCGCGAACAGGAGGGCTTCTGCGGAGGGACGGTCCAGTAGATGGGCGTCGTCGATGATCAGGGCGAGCGGTGCGTCTTCGGCGTACCGGCAGATCAGGCTGAGTGTTGCAGCACCGACGGCGAAACGATCCGCGGGCGTCCCGGTCTCAGGCCGCAACGCCAGCGCCGATGCGAGCGCCGACTGTTGCGGTCCGGGGATGCGGTCGAGGCTGGACAAGGCTGGTCGCAGCAATTGGAGCAGTGCTGCGAACGGGACCTCGCGTTCGGCTTCGGCACCGCGTGCTCGCAGGATCCGCAGTCCGCCGGCCATTGCGGCGGCTTCGTCCAGCAGGCTGGTTTTGCCGATGCCGGGCTCACCGGTGACGAGCAGCACCCCAGCGGCTCCGACCCGCGCCCCCGCGACCAGTTGCTCGACTACCCGGCGCTCCGCCTCCCGCCCGATGAGCATGTCTCGCAGTGTGCCCTAGGGACCCCACCTGATGCGATGGTCCGTCCACCGTGCCTAGGTTTCGCGGTACCGAAACCACTAGGGGGCAAAGCAAATGACTGTTGCAATCGACAGCGACAAACTGATGGGCTTCGTGTTCAAGGCCGTGGACGAGGTGGGGGCAACGCTGAACGCGGCGTTGGTGGTGATGGGTGACCGCCTCGGGTTCTACCAGGCGCTCGCCGACCAGGGCCCGGCCACGCCGACCGAGCTCGCCGAGCGGACCAGCACCGACGAGCACTACACCCGCGAGTGGCTGAACGCGCAAGCCGCCGGCGGGATCGTCGAGTACGACGCGGGTACAGGTCGCTACACGCTGCCGCCAGAGCATGCCGTTGCGATGACCGATCCGAGCAGCCCGGCGTACCTGCCCGGCTTCTTCCAGATCGCACTGGGCACGCTGCAGCACACGACGGAGACGATCGAGGCGGCGCGCAGCGGCGCCGGAGTCGGATGGCACGAGCACACAACGGACGTGCATGTCGGATGCGAGCGGTTCTTCCGGCCGTCGTACAACGCGAACCTGCTGCCCAGCTGGCTGCCCGCGCTCGACGGCGTGGTGGAGAAGCTGCAAGCCGGTGCGACCGTGGCTGACATCGGCTGCGGGCACGGCTCGTCCACCATCCTGATGGCCGAGGCGTTCCCGCGGTCGACCTTCATCGGCTCGGACTACCACCAGGCGTCGATCGAGACCGCCCGGCTGCGTGCGGCGGATGCGGGCGTCGGTGATCGGGTGTCCTTCGAGGTCGCAGCGGCCGACCGCTTCAGCGGGTCCGGGTTCGACCTGGTGACGACCTTCGACGCACTGCACGACATGGGCGATCCGGTCGGTGCGGCCAAGCATGTGCGGGAGGCGCTGGCGCCCGACGGCACGTGGATGCTCGTCGAGCCGATGGCCGGCGACCACGTCGAGGACAACCTCAACCCGGTCGGCCGGGCGTACTACGGCTTCTCCACGCTTCTCTGCACGCCGGCTTCACTGTCCCAGCCGGTCGGACTGGCGCTCGGCACGCAGGCCGGCCCCGCGCGGATCCGGGACGTCACCAAGGCCGCCGGGTTCAGCCGGTTCCGGACGGTCGCGGAGACGCCGTTCAACCTGGTGTTCGAGGTGCGCCCTTGACAGATCATTTCACCATCTGGTGAAGTGTTGCAGGTGCTAACGAGGACGTTCGGGGCGCTCGCAGACCCGACTCGGCTGGCGATCGTGAGCCGGCTGAGTCGGGGCGACGCCACGATGGGCGAGCTCGCCGAGCCGCACCGGATCACCCCACCCGCGATCACCAAGCACGTCGGCGTGCTGGTGGACGCGGGTTTGGTGCGCCGGCAGCGGGTCGGGCGGACGGTGGTGTGCACACTCCGGCCGGAGGCGTTCTCCGAGCTGGAGCAGTGGCTCGGCGACCTCACGACGTACTGGAACAGCACCGTTGACCGGCTGGAAGAACTCTTGCGAGGGGACGACGATGGACACTGAGATCCACATCGAAAGGGTGCTTCCGGCAACGATCGGGCGGGTGTACGACGCCTGGACCCGCGCCGAGCTGCTGGCCCGGTGGTACTGCCCGAACCCGAAGTTCGACCTGAAGGTGCAGGCCGACGTCCGGGTCGGTGGCGAGTACGTCGTCGAGATGGGGCCGCACGTGGTGCGCGGCAGCTACCTGGAGGTGCAGCCGCCGCGCCGGCTGGTGTTCAGCTGGAAGTGGGACGGCACCGAGGACGAGCCGACCCGCGTCGAGGTGGAGCTGACGGAAGTTGCCGACGGCACCCGAATGGTGCTCAGCCACACCGGCTTCGCGAACGCCGAGGACGCCGCCAACCACCGGATGGGCTGGGAGCCCGAGCTGGGGCGGCTGGCCGACCTGCTGGACTCCGTCGACGCAAGCTGACCGTGGTGCCGGGCCGGCCGATCAGCGCTCGGCGGCCCGGCACCGGAAACGGTCGAGGACGAGGACCAGCACAACGGTTGCCGCCAGCAACACCACGGCCTCGGCCGCGGCGACGAACGTCTGGCCGCGATCGGTGAGCGCGAAGATGCTCACCGGCAGTGTCCGCCACGACGCGGGATAGACCATGATCGTGGCGCCGACCTCACCCATCGACAACGCGACCGACAGTCCGGCTGCCGACGTGACGGCAGGCAGCAGCATCGGCAGCCGGACGCGCCACAGCACCCGGGCCGGCGAGGCGCCGAGCGATGCGGCGACGTCGGCGTACGACGGATCGAGCCGTTGCAGTGCCGCGGCAACCGTTCCGTAGCTGAAGGCAACCATCAGCACGAGGTGTGCGATCACCACGATCCACCTGGTCCCGTTGAGCAGCACCGGCTGCCGCGAGAACGCGACCAGCAGACCGAGCCCGACCACCACCGACGGTACTGCGATCGGCAGGTGATGCATCGCGTCCGCGACTCTCGTGAATCGGGAGCGATAGGCGGCCAACGCACCCCACGTGCCGAACACCACCGCGAGTAGTCCACCCAGGAACGCGGTCTGCAAACTGACTGACAACGAAGCCAGCTCATCACCCGACAACGCCTGCCGCAGGTGATCGCCGGTCGGATCCGAGGGCAGTACGCCGTTCCACGAGCCGGCGAACGCGGCCGCGATCACCACCAGGAACGGCAGCAGGACAAGCAGCCCGAACACCACGGCAAACGCGGTCCAGACGATCGCCTTCCCTGTCCTAGTCCAGACGAGCACGGCGACCTCCGAGTGCCATCCGCAGTACGGCGTACAGGCCGAGCGACAACGCGATCTGGACGACCGCGA from Kribbella sp. NBC_00709 carries:
- a CDS encoding acyltransferase domain-containing protein, with the protein product MTTAEEYRLLGFADADREAAEAFTPDAAVVKDLADQIRAGIGKLGTEPEFRMPEDPRNSVQAFLDTVPDVRRFHTERGIPDDISWASLADLGQQLKVSRRTHGEYSLETHWWLTIAWTGQLYAFGRLQYLLHQVSEERPVPGTETGEWIIGVHIPESGPLTPELVDESLQQAREFFPRYFPEYPVKTANLWSWLIDPYLLDNLPQDSNMVKFGRRFTPYGTPNDSQDSAIFFTFRTHGTDHLDELPQDTRLQRLVVGRIKDGGTWQSAYGYLEL
- a CDS encoding DedA family protein translates to MTELLEVARHLLSFAMASHWLLLILFVAAAVDAVFPVVPSEGMVITAGMAAAAGHQNLLLVIAVAMVGSVIGESTCYFMGRGSGPALHRWMKRQERRQQMYDRVSGALHARGGLILMTVRYIPGARMVATLTAGATRYSFKKFIVFTFFGVTIAYTYVALLGYLGGDAFAHDQLKGLAFSLGLAATIGLVVETTRRIAVRRRTAKITSA
- a CDS encoding cytochrome P450 family protein, giving the protein MRQPFTETSGIARHWGFEDLAANGPVQRLTLFTGVPVCLVTGYAETRELLAHPDVVRSPLDGPHRDTMMDDLINRTERHMLGANPPDHTRLRKLVTAAFTRRRIDALEPRIREIAAGLLDEMASAGDPVDLVNAYSYPLPITVICELIGIPAVRREDFRQWSSVFVNASMHTAEEYIEATTLMLDFVHELITQKQAAPTDDLLSGLIAARDGGDRLSEDELTSMIFLLLAAGHETTVSLITNGVHALLRHPDQLELLKAEPYRLPAAVEELLRYDGPLQAAIPYISQAPIEIAGTRIEAGEVIVFALLPANRDPRKVERPDELDITRPDSAHLAFGHGIHHCLGAPLARLEGRIALGMLFERFPGLRLAEPDRDPLRTPGLLMNAIRELPVHL
- a CDS encoding helix-turn-helix transcriptional regulator, whose protein sequence is MLIGREAERRVVEQLVAGARVGAAGVLLVTGEPGIGKTSLLDEAAAMAGGLRILRARGAEAEREVPFAALLQLLRPALSSLDRIPGPQQSALASALALRPETGTPADRFAVGAATLSLICRYAEDAPLALIIDDAHLLDRPSAEALLFAARRLVADPIVMLIAARAYEPHPLEADLPRLELGGITLEAAQQLVQHLPGDLVAQLYRTVAGNPLALLELADDPDRVLRTPPGVPFPVPAMVAEAFVSRANRLSQEARTALLVASIDDCELGAVARACAELGVDVAVLEEAEAAGLVAIRDGEVVWRHPLVRSAIYTSADPAERRTAHRAVAGTTPDEDRRAWHLSEAVLGTDDEVAAGLVVAAEHAAARGAHAVAATAYERAGRLSEGLQDRALRLVAAGESAWSAGLAERAEALLADALSLRPPLPVKLRAQEIRGDIEVKCGSPRRARDILVAAAAECTDPEVATGLLADAVAACFRLCDAPAGLEIAHEIDRLRPAVDRPGPRIMSMLASGVAKVLAGSGGMDQIRAAIRLEPSDELDRDRRRQVWMVLAALFLRETGTGRTLLHQAMLERREQVALGTLPGLLFVLARDDATTDRWADAETSYDEGIRLSRETGQTTELAMNLAGLAWLWSHQGRPECREVAAECLRICAAQEIHLGTLWSLFALGDLELGRGDPAAALPQYERLVDVLAEYGLKDPDLSPAPELVEVYLRLGRVEDAKRVSGEHSALAEAKGQPWSLARAARARGVAGDNEQDFLLALSRHEVTLDAFEFARTRLAYGAWLRRVRRRIDARTQLRLAVEGFDALGARGWADQAAAELKATGETARRRVPSTADELTPQERQIAVLLADGNSIREAAARLFLSPKTVEYHLRKVYTKLGIHSRTELAEHLGRT
- a CDS encoding class I SAM-dependent methyltransferase, whose protein sequence is MTVAIDSDKLMGFVFKAVDEVGATLNAALVVMGDRLGFYQALADQGPATPTELAERTSTDEHYTREWLNAQAAGGIVEYDAGTGRYTLPPEHAVAMTDPSSPAYLPGFFQIALGTLQHTTETIEAARSGAGVGWHEHTTDVHVGCERFFRPSYNANLLPSWLPALDGVVEKLQAGATVADIGCGHGSSTILMAEAFPRSTFIGSDYHQASIETARLRAADAGVGDRVSFEVAAADRFSGSGFDLVTTFDALHDMGDPVGAAKHVREALAPDGTWMLVEPMAGDHVEDNLNPVGRAYYGFSTLLCTPASLSQPVGLALGTQAGPARIRDVTKAAGFSRFRTVAETPFNLVFEVRP
- a CDS encoding ArsR/SmtB family transcription factor; this encodes MLTRTFGALADPTRLAIVSRLSRGDATMGELAEPHRITPPAITKHVGVLVDAGLVRRQRVGRTVVCTLRPEAFSELEQWLGDLTTYWNSTVDRLEELLRGDDDGH
- a CDS encoding SRPBCC family protein, whose protein sequence is MDTEIHIERVLPATIGRVYDAWTRAELLARWYCPNPKFDLKVQADVRVGGEYVVEMGPHVVRGSYLEVQPPRRLVFSWKWDGTEDEPTRVEVELTEVADGTRMVLSHTGFANAEDAANHRMGWEPELGRLADLLDSVDAS
- a CDS encoding ABC transporter permease, whose amino-acid sequence is MLVWTRTGKAIVWTAFAVVFGLLVLLPFLVVIAAAFAGSWNGVLPSDPTGDHLRQALSGDELASLSVSLQTAFLGGLLAVVFGTWGALAAYRSRFTRVADAMHHLPIAVPSVVVGLGLLVAFSRQPVLLNGTRWIVVIAHLVLMVAFSYGTVAAALQRLDPSYADVAASLGASPARVLWRVRLPMLLPAVTSAAGLSVALSMGEVGATIMVYPASWRTLPVSIFALTDRGQTFVAAAEAVVLLAATVVLVLVLDRFRCRAAER